ATACACATTCACTTCTGCACATGTCTCATTTCTTATCAGCGATAAAATCACGATGAAAGACTGAAATCTGTGTCcgctcttctctctctctctacagacTGAAGACATGCGCACAGAAACCAGAAGAGGCCGCAAGAGAAAACAGACGTGAGTGCAGCGATATCAGGTCCATCATGTCTGTTTACtggtgtgatgtgttgtgtgtttatgacACTGTTCTTTGTCATCAGTCTGCAGAGGGGGCTTGACCTGCCGGGGGGGATAGACACCATCATAGAAGAGCCCACGACCACGGTCAGGCCAAGTTCAGTTAGTGCATATTCTCATCAAACCGCTCGGTTGTTAAAtctgtgtttaatgtttgtgtgcAGAGAACAGTGTCGCGGCCGGCGAGATCCACGAGGGGAAAGAGGCGACGTGCGTTTCGATAGATCCCATCATCCTACTGTACTCCACCGCCAACACCAGCACTGTTTCCACGGCAACGCTCCCACCGTTTGACTGAGCCGCACTGTGAAGACTGTCAGTTTGAATCGAGTGTCTGGGTTTTCTCGTTTCCCTCGCTTTTACTTCGTTCTCTTTCTGTTACTTTTTAGTCTTTTGTCTGTGTGCTTGTGATGTCAGACTTACACACTACAAGCCACGATCGTGAAAAGCTTAGAAACGGACGTCTGTGAACATTTTATGTGGAGAGTAAAGACCCGTTCACACCAAGAACGACAACTTAGCGTCCACACCaacagatgatgatgatttgtTTATTCTAAGCTTGCACTCAGCAGTTTCGCATGTGCGAGATGTTTAACGTTCGAAGGGTTGTCAAAGACGAATTGTTCTTCAGCTGGAAAAAACATCGCTCTGAATGTGATCCCAACAATATCGTTTCTCTGCATTGTTATAGTTCTGGTGCTATTTTCTTGAATTTAGAATGATGTAAAACTAGGTATCGTCCTTAGTGTGAACAGGCCACagattcacacaaaaaatgtttgcacaTTCATTCTGCTTGTATTTCATGATTAAGGCACTCGGTCACATTAATGCAGCAATTTAAAGAAGAATGCATAAAATAATTCATGTGTGTATTGTTGTTCGAATGTGGTCATGTGATCATGTTTCTGTTACGCTGGAGATCTGTTTCTTCTCAAATCTGACCAAATTTTCCAGCCCAAAACTCGTTCAGTAGTTTTGCaagtatgtatatgtgtgtttgtgtgtgtgtgtgttacagacGGAGAGAGACATTATTGTGTATTTGTAGGTTTGTAGAGGCTTTAGTTGTGGATTGTGTCAGCAGAGCTGTGTGTAACCCTGAGCTCCCATGAGCCACTTCAACACAGGCACAAAAATATTactgaatatttaaaataataacgaCTTGATAATGAGGCTAATTATGCAATTTTACTATggaattttatgtaaatatgtacagttttagtattttattttgtacaccTTTTTTTAGGATAAAATGAtcaatgtgtaaaatatttctCCGGCAGAGAATCCGTTCCTCTCATATTCACGTTTGCTTTGCAAAGAATTGTGAACAAGTAGCATTACCATCCTTTTTTATTGGgagttgatttttatttaacaaattaaaatgttttaaacaatgtaatattttcGTCATTTTTCAATGTGTGGGTTCCAGTGGTTATTgaaattcaaaaatattaaggcctttaaaaattgtatttatgagaacatagttttaatttttaagCTTAATATGCGAATAGTAAACTGAGTTTctgaaagaaaatcaataatttaaCATGTCTTGATTTATTTGAAACCAATCCACTATTTAAGAATAACGgcacacaattttattttaaagaaattaaatgatacaattattttacattttgttaaatagTCTTAAAAAGGATCTTCAAAACTCACTCTTCAATCTTGGTCTAACAAACTCTCCactgaattatatttatttattttgtttacacataaatgttacaaattaaATGATGCTCTTAAGTGCTCAAAGGATCTCATGGAATTTATTCATATCATATTTGCTCATGTAGATTGTTAACTGTTATCCTTCACACAACCTGTGAATGGGATCTTTAAATAGGTTTGTTTGTGCATATTTCCATTGAGTCCAAAAGACAGGATCACTTGTTGAATCAgaattacatttaaagggaACTTCATATCAGTTCAAACGTTTATagctttcttcagtggaacacaaaataagatattttgagaaatgtctccgtggatttgtgttcatacaaataaatgtaaaatgggttcaatatttttattaccaAAGTTATTTTAGatatcatttgtttttggtGAAACTAGAATGAAAGATGAGACCTGTCCGTCTGcactattttaaacattttgcacAGTTGTTATTTTTCCTGATTTGATTTGGGGGGTTTTTGtacagttttgtgtgtgtaagccTTTAAGATAAAATGACTAGTCGATAGAAGAAACTTGAATCTTAAAAACTATTACAGGATTTCTGTAAAGCAGCTATAAATTAACAGATTTACAATATATAGTCCACTCACGTCCATCTCTCTCATTGTTcaagcataaaaaaacatattttttaatactcTATTGCTCTTAACACTGTATTTTAGCACTGCTGGTCAGGAGATAACTTCATTGCCTTGTATCTGACCTTCATTAGCGGACTgcataaaaatattatgttagtATTTTGTtacgttgtttttattttttttattaaacaagagCTACTACAAATTACACTTAAgttaaactaaacatttaaatcgtgtttacactTCCGGTGATTGCAAAGTAGTGAAATCTGAAAATCTGGAAGCTCATCATCCAGACGCGAAACCCTCTGATGTGTTGACAAACTGTAGACATGAAACGCTGGTTTTCGAAagcatgtttaattttttatcacATCCAGAGATGCTTTTGAAATTCTATCTTGGaaaatcataatcataataTGTGGAACGTTGCACTTTGCAATAATACATTAGTGGTTACAAGCAATAACTCATGAGAACAGGTTCAGTTACACACAGACCTGTCCTGTATATACACAACATCTGCTCGCCCAGATCTATCAGAAATAATGATAGCGATGCTACACAACTAAAGACACTAGATCATTCTGCAAACAGGAGTATGAATTAAGACATTGCCACCGTATTCTGTGTATTTAAACAAGTTACAGTATCTCAATGAGAAACTCCTCAGATCCACAGAGAGACTTCAGGTTTAGATGTTTTGTAGTGTGATATTTGGTCTCAACCTTCAACTGCATTTCAtctgttttgaaaacaaaaaggacATACGAGGAAAAGAGCTTGAATAAATTGGACGAGGATGAGTTTCTCACATAAAAAGAGCTTTTATTTGGAGAGCTTCTTCATTCTCTCATCCAGGGTAGCAAAGTTCTCCTCTACTGCAACCAGGTTCTCCTTCATGGTTTGCTGGACCTACGAATGAAAAGGTGAAGATCAGGTTTATGAAGAAAGATTCTAAGACACAATCAGACTATCAGATCATCGCACACACACCTGTGTTAAAAGAGTGCCGTTATCCTTCAGCGAGTTATTGATCATCTGTTGTGTCGTATCCAGGTGTGTGAGCAGCTGACCGAACTGCATCGCTGAAAACACAAGTATGGTAAGAGACTGATCATACAGAGAGATAACAGCAACATCACATCATACCtgtagacacacacatacatctcaCACATGATCTGAACTATGAGTTTCTGCTCAAAATGTCAAAGGAATGACATCATACCTTGTTCGTGCAGCTCTTTAACGGCCATTAGACGCTGCACCACCTGCGGCagtgaagtggccatcgcatcCCACTTCTGAACGACATCGTACAGCTGCGAAACCTGCGCCACACAGACACGCAACAATAAAATGTGATGTCATTACTCCTGCGAtccatgatgacatcatcaaaaagTGTGCTGACCTTATTCTGGGTTTCAGCGTCTTCGACGGCCGCCTTGTGCTTTGCTATTTCGTTCATCTTTCCCAGAACGCTCTGAAACACAAGATTTATGATTCGGCTGCACGGTGCGGTGCTTAGGTGTTTACACTCACTTGAATAAACCTCGCATTCATCCACACTTCACAGAAAACGTTTTTATGGATTTGCTCTGtaaataaactgttgtttattttcaacaaacaaTGATGCTttaagagatttaaaaaaatgtagcaTTAGGAAAAACACTGAACGTTCAATTTCACAGACTGATTTTTAAGTTGGCACATTTCCCCCTTTTTTGAGCATCCTCATGTGTCATCATGGATACCTGAAGTCTCGCTTCAACCTGGTCCAGAGTGGCAGCGTCCAGCGCATTGACCCGAGCCTGGAGAAGTTCAATAGTGTCCTAGAGACCAAAACACATCGACACATTGATTATTTCTGATTAATGTGCTtggaacaaaaacaaatcaatcaaactATTGCTTACCGTCAGACTGGCTCCATGTACCCCAGCGCTGAGAGgaccctgaaacacacacacagattaaaGACCCTGCGATATACATCAGCATACACCTGCTAGTGAATATCTGTACCTGTTTATCTGACCCTGAGCCCACAGACGACTCCAATTCAGCCAACCTCCTCTCCAAGTCAGCGACCTGCAgtcacagaacaaaaaataccCCCATCACGTCTTGACACAGGACGACCGTCATCACCAGGATATTTCACGAATGCTCTACCTTGGCAGACTCTGTAAACTTCTCTTGCTCTGGTCGGCTGTGAAGCTCATACAGAATCACTCCGTCTGGGCCTCTGGGTGCCGCGGTCTTGCCGTCTCCCGCTCCACCGCTCCGGATGCCCCGTGCCACCTCCAACTGAGTCAGCAAGCGTCTGCACGCATCATAAAACTTAACACCTCTGCAGTTTACCTTAGAACTACACGAGAGATCAGACGTCTCACTCACTTAGCGAGAGCTCCGTCGGGGTCAGTGAGATTGATGTTCGCGTTGGGCCCGAGCAGAGAGTCCAAATGAGCAGAAACCAGCTGTTGTTTGAGCTGCGCCGCCTGCTGAGCCAAAGCCACTGGAGTCAAACGCTCTTCTGCACTGCTTTCTTTAGTGCTGAcctgcatcacacacacagaagactTTCAGCTCACAGTCAGAACACGTATTTACTGTGCAGATCAAGCACACTGTATTCAGATGGTAGGAGTATGAAAGCTCTAGCACACAAGAAAGTGTTTACACCTGAATGTTCTCCACATCTTGGCAGAGCTCATGGATCTCATTGACCAGTCGTTGATATTTCTGCTGAGGAGTTTCCTTCAGCCCGCAGCCCTCAGccagctggagagagagagagagagaaagtgtgaacATCAGAGTAAACACTGAGATGCAGAAAAAACATCAGCTCACTCACCAGCTCGTAATCTCCAGACTCATAACCCACCCTGCGACTCTTACTGATGCGTTCTGAGAAGTCTGCAAACACACATGAGATCATAAGAAAAGccctttattaaaacattgatAAGTCAGAATGCGCTTTACTCACCCAGACCCTTGGTGctgatgtgtttgtctttaaattTGTCGAAGGCGGCGTTGGGATTGACGACGATGCGTTCCACGCTCTCACTGCACAACTCTTCCTGCGAGGGCGGTTATGATCCATTATTAACAGAAACAAAAGCAAAGACACGCTGCACCATGCGGTGGATCAGCAGCGAGGTGCTTCtgacgctctgattggctgaatcATTGTGATCATTAAGCCTTGGATTCAAAAGGGGTGTGGCTTGAAATGATTTCTGATTGTATGTTTAGGTGTGAGCTCACTTTCGTACGAGCTCCATCAAGAAAGACAACTTCACACCAATCATGCATCAGGGTCGTACCAACACATTtattcactcaaacacacacacagattcaaaCTGAAAGGAAATTTCTCCAACACCGCAGGCCAatagaaaaattattttatcacaaGAAAATGTGATATGCTTACTCCCATGCCAACCCACTCACACACTGCCAGGGCATTGTGGGTGGGTGCCAGGGTTCTGCTAGCGTGTTTGGATTAGATTTTCATGTTTCTAGAATGTTCTGGGTGGATTCTTACGGAAGGTAACATCACAAGTCTCCTCCATAAATCGTATGATTTGAGGTTAATTCATGTGTGTAGCAAAAACTGTGCACTGCTGGGTTATTACTGGGTTTCTCAGATCACTATGAAGCTGACGAGACATCTACTGTGGCCTTTATCATGAGGAAACttgaacacacacattcacagacGAAAAGTTTGATCAATGTTAGCACATGGTGAGCTCACACAGGCTTTGGACACTTTTCAGGTTTAATTGCTGGAGGCTGTCAGACTGAAGGGTATTTTTACCAGCGATTACTGCACGGTTTGCCACTTTCAGGATGTTCCACATACAGACgacttttatttcacagaattaTCACGGTGATGTTAAAGCAAAGAGGGACGAGCTAAGATTATCTTCTGTGTTAATGGACAACACCACAAAGATAAAAATACCCTTCAACATCCCCCGGCCTATAACACGTGCTGCAGCCAATCATATTAATCACATATTAATGCTGAATGCGTGATGAGTTCACAGATGCACATGCACGGATCACGGGCAGGCTGTCACTACAGGATCTGATTGGCTTAGAGGAATCATCAGAGGTTAAAGGGGAATCAGAAACTCTTACCAGCTCCTTCGGGTCGCCAAAGACAGTTggagcagaagagagagaaagagagggaaagaAGAGGggaatgaggaagagagagacagagagagaaatattAATGAAGTTATCACATGACATGCACAACAGGAGCTGGTGGGACGGGGAACAGAATGTTGTGTTGTATCACTGGATAGATGTGCGATTACAGCCACAGGGCAAAgtgtttgctttataaatgcTTATACTGTTAGCCTGAATATAGTATAATGTCAAACCACAGCGCTATGGCACAAATCTCACCACCCATAATAATCCCACTCAtcattataaatgcaaaaactgCACCAAATCAGGACGCATCTATGAGTGCAATATTCCATCTAGTACAGCGTTACTATTgactatacaaaatatttttgagttaaATTGCAATAAAGCAAATCTATGTCTATACATAGCACAATGTTACCATGataaataattacatataaAACCCAGCCAAGTAAAAAAACTTGTCTTTTGGTGTTTACTGAACATTACTAGATGTTAGTGAAATCAGTTAAAGCAAATGAAACCAGGGCAACTTGGGTCAGGATGAAATCTTGAGCcgattaaatggatagttcaccccatcATCGATTATCTTCCCtaattgtcatttcaaacctgtataagactctttcttctgtggaacacaagtagatattttgagaaatgtctatttggttttgtgttcatacaatggaagttaatggggtccaatgttgtttgctcatcaacgttctttaaaatatcttcctctgtgttctgcagaagaaagaacctCACACAGGTTTGGAGTGATATGAGGATAGACAAGTGTAGAGGTCGACCaatatgcgtttttcaggccgatacctattatttccatgcaaattagaccgataaccgatattttgaaccgatatatatatggtgtaaaaacgtaaatatatatagaaattaagaacagATGCTCTGaaagatttgaaatatttttaattctgactgagaaatcttaatcataacacttcaaagaaagaagggagcacccagcagaattctgtgaacattttgtaaaccacaagcaacacagtaaaaaacaacgagcaacaaatgaaaaaatgaattgaatgtgcaaattatatttatctatggaaaaaaatatgttctgatgactttaacattgcatacaatacttttcaattaatcatttagctaatcattggattaactagcacaatttgaatttatatattaagtgtaaataattgaattgccttcatagcttattgtgtatgttgttgaaaagaccgcaatattttcatgaagctataacatgagcatgagagcgctctgactgaagaccgacgattcaagttctttatgctttaaaatgtcttgtatttttgaaatggcgtcattttaagtgacgtgcaaaacgccagctcgatcaattacaagaaacgcgtgtgcagtgtgctgctcgcttgcagagcaaatcattgttatactgaggatgtgaattatatctacatgataataatgcgtaaatcccgcggaacctgcaggaaacccgcaaagctgctccgaaattcaggcacttattatattgaagtgttttgcatcttcagtgcagtggattgagatttatttcaacgtctgatgctgctttacctcatagagcatgaacccgaagcagcgctttcggtgtgacagtgaaaaaagactttctgttccgcagcctcccgtgttgattggccggactcgtgacttagtcccaacaaatcagaggggcagtgggcgggcattactctaggaAAACCcctagagtgacgtgttccgactgctctcgctaaatccttggctgcgtcagagccaaaaaacgcatttcaaaattaaatgactttatcggcaaatcggctttgaaaatgattgatatcgattatcggctaaatccttaatatcgacgccgataatcggccaattcaataatcggtcgaccactagaCAAGTGattacagaatgttcatttttgggtgaagtattacTTTAACACTCAGACAGATGTGGAGTTCTAAGGAGATAAGCAGGTTTTAGTGAGACAGAGCGCATCTTTAGAGAAGGAAGTTCTGTTAAAACAGTAAACGCAGCATCACGTTCAAAGCTGCTACACACAGGGTCGCATGCACACAGTCAAACTGCTCTTCTACACAACTCAAACAGCCACACTTCACAACCTCCCTAACTTAATGTTACATAACAGACATGGACCCACAAACACTACTTTAATATAGAACTAAACCTATAAACTGTGTCACTAACAATGGTGGATCTGTTATTGCAACACCCTACAATTATACTCAG
This DNA window, taken from Triplophysa dalaica isolate WHDGS20190420 chromosome 6, ASM1584641v1, whole genome shotgun sequence, encodes the following:
- the dctn2 gene encoding dynactin subunit 2, translating into MADPKYANLPGIASNEPDVYETSDLPEDDQAQFESEELCSESVERIVVNPNAAFDKFKDKHISTKGLDFSERISKSRRVGYESGDYELLAEGCGLKETPQQKYQRLVNEIHELCQDVENIQVSTKESSAEERLTPVALAQQAAQLKQQLVSAHLDSLLGPNANINLTDPDGALAKRLLTQLEVARGIRSGGAGDGKTAAPRGPDGVILYELHSRPEQEKFTESAKVADLERRLAELESSVGSGSDKQGPLSAGVHGASLTDTIELLQARVNALDAATLDQVEARLQSVLGKMNEIAKHKAAVEDAETQNKVSQLYDVVQKWDAMATSLPQVVQRLMAVKELHEQAMQFGQLLTHLDTTQQMINNSLKDNGTLLTQVQQTMKENLVAVEENFATLDERMKKLSK